CGATGAAGGCCGGGCTGATGGAAATCGGTGATCTCTTCTGTGTGAACAAGTCGGACCGGGAGGGTGCGGACCGGATGGTGATGGAAGTCGAGACGATGGTCGAAATGAAAGTGCGAACGCCGAACTCCGAGTCCCGAACTTCGGCGATCGGCGATCGGCGACTGGCGGTTGACGACTGGATGCCGCCGGTGGTGAAGACCGTCGCGACGAGCGGACTCGGCGTTCCGGCCCTGCTCGACCAGCTCGAGGCACACCGGAAACACCTTGAGGCCTCGGGGACGCTGACCGAGCGGAAGCGCGAGAGCATCCGGTCCGAGATCATCGAACTGACCGAGGAATGGCTGCGGCGCGACGTATGGCGCCGGCCGGAAGTGACCGGGCGGCTCGAAGGCCTGGTAGGAGAGGTTATGGACGGCGGCACGACTCCATATCGGGCGGCCGAGGCCATACTCAAAGACGTTCTTGCTGCGAGTTGAGAGGAGAAACAGATGGCCGATGACCTGAAGAAGATCGCCGAGGAGCGGCAGAAGTGGCAGCAGGGGGTCGAGCAGGTCGAGCCCGGGAGGTTTCAGACGCTCTCCGGCGTGCCGGTCGATGTTCTCTACACCCCGGCCGAGGCGGCCGGGCTTGACTATCTGAGAGACCTGGGATTGCCCGGGCAGTATCCCTTCACCCGCGGAGTCCGGAACAACATGTATCGCGGCAGGCAGTGGACTATGCGCGAGTTTTCCGGCTTTGGTACCGCCAAAGATACCAACGGCCGGTACAAGTTCCTGCTTGCGCACGGCGAGGTCGGGCTGTCGGTCGCGTTCGACTTCCCGACGCTGTACGGCCGCGACTCCGACGACACCCTGGCCCAGGGCGAAGTCGGCAAGTGCGGCGTGGCCATCGCGTCGCTGGCCGACATGGAGACGCTGTTTGACGGCATCCCGCTGGCGGACGTCTCTACCTCTATGACCATCAACGGTCCGGCCGCGGTGGTCTGGGCATTCTACCTTGCCGCCGCCGAGAAGCAGGGCGTGCCGAGTGAGAAGCTGCGCGGCACGATCCAGAACGACATCCTGAAAGAGTACATCGCCCAGAAGTCCTGGCTCTTCCCGCCCGAGCCTTCGATGCGGGTCATCACCGATATCATGGCCTACGCCGCGAAGCACGTGCCCAAATGGAACACCATTTCCATATCCGGTTACCACATCCGTGAGGCCGGTTCGACCGCGGCGCAGGAACTCGCGTTCACGCTCAAGGATGGGCTGACGTATGTCGAAGCCGGAATCAAGGCCGGGCTCGACGTCGACGTCTTTGCCCCGCGCCTCTCCTACTTCTTCAACTCGCACCTTGACTTCTTTGAGGAGATCGCCAAGTTCCGGGCCGCGCGGCGCATCTGGGCGCGGGAGATGAAGGAGACTTTCGCGGCGAAGAAGCCGGAGTCATGGCTGCTCCGCTTCCACACCCAGACCGCAGGTTGCAGCCTGACCGCCCAGCAGCCGGAGAACAACATCGTGCGGACAGCCTTTCAGGCGCTGGCGGCGGTGATGGGCGGCACCCAGAGCCTGCACACCAACTCGATGGACGAGACCTGGGCCTTGCCGACCGAGAAGGCCGTTCTCATCGCCCTGCGGACGCAACAACTCATAGCCGAGGAGACCGGGGTCACCAACACGGTTGACCCGCTGGGTGGTTCCTACTTCGTCGAGGCGCTGACGAACGAAATGGAGAAGCAGGCGTACGACTACTTCCGGAAGATCGACGCACTGGGCGGGATGGTCAAGGCCATCGAGCATGGCTTCCCGCAACGGGAGATTGCCGACGCGGCGTACCGCTACCAGAAGCAGGTCGAGCAGGGCAGAAGGACTGTGGTCGGCGTGAACAAGCACGCACTTGAGGGTGAGAAGCTGGAGATTCCTCTGCTCAGAATCGACCCTACCGTCGAGCAGGAGCAGCACCAGCGCCTGGCCAGCCTGCGCGGCAAGCGGGACAGCTCGAAGGTTCAAGAGTGCCTGGCCGCTCTCAAGGCAGCGTGCGCCGGCAAGGACAACGTGATGTATCCCATCCTGGAAGCGGTGCGCGCCTACGCGACACTCGGCGAGATTTGCGGCACGATGAAAGAAGTCTTCGGCTCATACGAAGAGCCGCCGATGTTCTAGGGAGGAACAATGGCGAAGAAGTTGAGAGTATTGGTGGCAAAGCCCGGGCTCGATGGTCATGACCGCGGGGCGAAAGTCGTCGCCCGCGCCCTGCGCGACGCCGGGTTTGAGGTCATCTACACCGGGTTGCACCAGACCCCGGAGATGATTGCCGAGGCAGCGCTGCAGGAAGACGTCGACGTCGTGGGTCTGTCGGTGCTGTCCGGCGCGCACTTGACTCTCTTTCCGGAAACGATGCGGTTGCTGAAGGAAAAGGGCGCGGGCGACATCCTCGTGTTCGGCGGCGGCATCATCCCGAAAGAGGACATGGAGGAGTTGTCCAAGCAGGGCTGCGGCCGGCTGTTCGGCCCCGGCACGCCGACCACCGACATCGTTGACTATCTGAGAGAGAAGTTTCCCGATCGTGTCTGAACTGGCGCGTTCGTCCCGCGCTCCGAGCATCACACCCTCAGTGTGGACCGCATCGGCAGGGTCGACGTTGCCGGTGTGAGCTAGACCATGATGCGCAGGGTCGTTTGTGGCCTGGCGATGGCAACCGCGGTTGCCTTCTGTTTCTTGAAGTCCTATGAGGTCAAGCCGGTCCGGGCGTCGTGGAGCGGCTGGACCGCGCGGCAAGGATATGTCGGACAGACGTTCACGGCCAACTTCGACTCCATAACAGAGGTCTCGCTGTTCACGGGAAACCCCGGTGCCGGTGCGAGCTACAACCTGCGCGTGGTAGATGCAGTGACCGCCGAGATCATCGCTCACCAGTACGGGAGACAGCCGGCTGGAGACCATAGGTGGCTGAAGTTCGACTCCATCATACCGGACGGCAAGTGCATGCGGGGGAGGGAGTACGTGGTTGAGATCACCAGGCCTGGTGATTCCATCAACTGGTACAAGGATGCCAGGGACAGGTATCGCCACGGCCGCATGGTCGGCGGGGCCGGTCCGGGCAGGCCGCCGCCGGGCAACTGCGACGACCTCTGTCTCCGCATCTACGGCAAGGCGCGGGTGGGAGATGAATTCTCGGTGCAGTCCGTCGTCGCCTGGCCCGATTCCCTGGGTCAACCCAAGGACCCCGCGACATGGTCAGCTTTGGTCGAGAGCGAGGTCGACCTGGGCGTGCGGTCCGACAAACTGGGATACGGCTTCGGAGTCTGGACAAACCCGGGTCCCGGCGACTTGCGTTGGGAGATGATGGACTCGCTCATGGTGCTCTACGTCCGGGCCGGAGTCCAGGTACTGGCCAGCGTCGGACCGGGTCCCTGGGCATCTTCCTCAATCGGCGACGACCGGGCGATTCCCCGGAACCTCTTTGAGCCGGTAATAGTCGGTGGCGCGATTAACGACAGCAATCCGGTCGGCAAGTACATGTACGAATTCGTCAGGAGATACGGGCCGCGCGGGACCTTCTGGCGTTCACACCAGCCCTACATGCCGGTGACGGTCTACGAGGCGCCGAGCGAGCCGGACCAGGGCGCGATCGGCCGCGACGATTTCGACGGCTGGTGGCAACACAACACGGGTCCGGACTCGAACCGGTATATCACTTTCCCTCCCTACCGGGACACGATCGACAGCTTTGTCTCCAGGTACGGCGACACGCTGCAGGGCCGGAAGCAGAGCTTTCTCTGGGTCTATTCGAGATACGTCACGGTCATGGATTCCGCTATAAAAGCCGCGGCACGAGACAACGGCGCGCCGGAAGAATCGCTCCCCAGGTCGGCGTGTTACATCACCACCATGTCGGCCCGAGATCCCGAGCGCAGGTACGGCGAGCACTACTGGCCGGGAGAGTGGATTCAGGGGCTGAAGGACTACGGTGCGGGCAACTCCTTCGATATCGCCTCGTACCATCCGTATCACGGTATCGCGGAGCAGGCGGCGTTGATTGTGGACACGCTTCGCCACTACTTCAGCGCGCAGGGACTGCTCAGTCCTCGTCCGTTCTGGGTGTCGGAAGCAGGACACTTCTCCCGCACGTTCGATACCCGCGAGCACGATCCCTGCTGGCCCGTCAGGTTGTTTGAGAGCTATGCGACCGTGCAGTATGTGAATGCGATTCCCGGGTACCCGGTGGAGCAGTGGACATGGTTCACATATACCGAGAGGTACATGGCCGACTTCTGCGATTCCATCACCGGTCACTGGGTTAAGCAGAGCATCACGGATTCGGAATTCCAGCCGCGGCCGCCAGCGCACGCGTA
This genomic window from candidate division WOR-3 bacterium contains:
- a CDS encoding methylmalonyl-CoA mutase translates to MAEERQKWQQGVEQVEPGRFQTLSGVPVDVLYTPAEAAGLDYLRDLGLPGQYPFTRGVRNNMYRGRQWTMREFSGFGTAKDTNGRYKFLLAHGEVGLSVAFDFPTLYGRDSDDTLAQGEVGKCGVAIASLADMETLFDGIPLADVSTSMTINGPAAVVWAFYLAAAEKQGVPSEKLRGTIQNDILKEYIAQKSWLFPPEPSMRVITDIMAYAAKHVPKWNTISISGYHIREAGSTAAQELAFTLKDGLTYVEAGIKAGLDVDVFAPRLSYFFNSHLDFFEEIAKFRAARRIWAREMKETFAAKKPESWLLRFHTQTAGCSLTAQQPENNIVRTAFQALAAVMGGTQSLHTNSMDETWALPTEKAVLIALRTQQLIAEETGVTNTVDPLGGSYFVEALTNEMEKQAYDYFRKIDALGGMVKAIEHGFPQREIADAAYRYQKQVEQGRRTVVGVNKHALEGEKLEIPLLRIDPTVEQEQHQRLASLRGKRDSSKVQECLAALKAACAGKDNVMYPILEAVRAYATLGEICGTMKEVFGSYEEPPMF
- a CDS encoding cobalamin B12-binding domain-containing protein — translated: MAKKLRVLVAKPGLDGHDRGAKVVARALRDAGFEVIYTGLHQTPEMIAEAALQEDVDVVGLSVLSGAHLTLFPETMRLLKEKGAGDILVFGGGIIPKEDMEELSKQGCGRLFGPGTPTTDIVDYLREKFPDRV
- the meaB gene encoding methylmalonyl Co-A mutase-associated GTPase MeaB; amino-acid sequence: MSIVEDEPDVATTVLDELYPLMGRSFRVGITGPPGAGKSTLVEKLGRECRSRGRTVGIVAVDPTSPFSGGALLGDRVRMPSLFTDPGVFIRSMATRGGVGGLASRTKEVCDVLDAFGRDCIIIETVGVGQVELDIAGAAHSTVVVLVPESGDGIQTMKAGLMEIGDLFCVNKSDREGADRMVMEVETMVEMKVRTPNSESRTSAIGDRRLAVDDWMPPVVKTVATSGLGVPALLDQLEAHRKHLEASGTLTERKRESIRSEIIELTEEWLRRDVWRRPEVTGRLEGLVGEVMDGGTTPYRAAEAILKDVLAAS